In Salmo trutta chromosome 16, fSalTru1.1, whole genome shotgun sequence, a genomic segment contains:
- the LOC115151160 gene encoding proline-rich extensin-like protein EPR1: protein MVMPSTQQCVADVFAPGFHSLASPPDTRHPTASPPDTRYTLQPPVSPPDTRDTLHPPFKRHPTAPPCLTPRHKRHPSPPLQDTPYSPPSHPPTQETPFTPPSRDTLQPPSHPPTQETPYSRPPPTQDTLHPPFKRHPTAPPCLTPRHKRHPTAPPDTRDTLHPPFKRHPTAPPASPPRHKRHPTASPPDTRHTLQPPVSPPDTRDTLHPPFKRQPTGPHLTPPTQETPYPITFPFSLLDTRHPIGLPPNLFQPNPSPDSHCQGL, encoded by the exons ATGGTGATGCCGTCCACCCAGCAGTGCGTTGCTGACGTCTTTGCACCAGGTTTCCAT TCCCTCGCTTCACCCCCCGACACAAGACACCCTACAGCCTCACCCCCCGACACAAGATACACCCTACAGCCCCCCGTCTCACCCCCCGACACAAGAGACACCCTTCACCCCCCCTTCAAGAGACACCCTACAGCCCCCCCCTGCCTCACCCCCCGACACAAGAGACACCCTTCACCCCCCCTTCAAGATACACCCTACAGCCCCCCGTCTCACCCCCCGACACAAGAGACACCCTTCACCCCCCCTTCAAGAGACACCCTACAGCCCCCGTCTCACCCCCCGACACAAGAGACACCCTACAGCCGCCCCCCCCCGACACAAGACACCCTTCACCCCCCCTTCAAGAGACACCCTACAGCCCCCCCCTGCCTCACCCCCCGACACAAGAGACACCCTACAGCCCCCCCCGACACAAGAGACACCCTTCACCCCCCCTTCAAGAGACACCCTACAGCCCCCCCTGCCTCACCCCCCCGACACAAGAGACACCCTACAGCCTCACCCCCCGACACAAGACACACCCTACAGCCCCCCGTCTCACCCCCCGACACAAGAGACACCCTTCACCCCCCCTTCAAGAGACAACCTACAGGCCCCCACCTCACCCCCCCGACACAAGAGACACCCTACCCTATTaccttccctttctccctcctagACACAAGACACCCTATTGGTCTCCCCCCAAATCTCTTCCAGCCTAACCCCTCCCCAGACTCCCACTGTCAAGGGTTGTGA
- the LOC115151161 gene encoding extensin-like has product MAMVVYKYAHPNTLYPPPTLYPPPTLYPPTHTVPAHQPTQTHCTRPPTHTVPAHPHCTPPTLYPTHPHCTHPPAHPNTLYPPPTLYPPTHTVPHPPTLYPPTHPPAHPNTLYPPPTLYPPPTLYPPTHTVPAHQPTSPPKHTVPARPPTLYPPTHTVPAHQPTQTHCTRPPTHTVPAHPHCTRPPTLYPTHTVPHPPTLYPPTSPPKHTVPTTHTVPAHPHCTPPTHTVPTHPPTSPPKHTVPTTHTVPTTHTVPAHPHCTRPPAHQPTQTHCTRPPTHTVPAHPHCTRPPTLYPTHTVPHPPTLYPTHPHCTRPPTLYPPTHTVPTTHTVPHPPTLWLSKV; this is encoded by the exons ATGGCGATGGTTGTTTATAAGTACG CCCACCCaaacacactgtacccaccaccCACACTGTACCCACCACCCACACTGTACCCGCCCACCCACACTGTACCCGCCCACCAGCCCACCCAAACACACTGTACCCGCCCGCCCACCCACACTGTACCCGCCCACCCACACTGTACCCCGCCCACACTgtaccccacccacccacactgtaCCCACCCACCAGCCCACCCaaacacactgtacccaccaccCACACTGTACCCGCCCACCCACACTgtaccccacccacccacactgtacccacccacccacccaccagccCACCCaaacacactgtacccaccaccCACACTGTACCCACCACCCACACTGTACCCGCCCACCCACACTGTACCCGCCCACCAGCCCACCAGCCCACCCAAACACACTGTACCCGCCCGCCCACCCACACTGTACCCGCCCACCCACACTGTACCCGCCCACCAGCCCACCCAAACACACTGTACCCGCCCGCCCACCCACACTGTACCCGCCCACCCACACTGTACCCGCCCACCCACACTGTACCCCACCCACACTgtaccccacccacccacactgtaCCCACCCACCAGCCCACCCaaacacactgtacccaccaccCACACTGTACCCGCCCACCCACACTgtaccccacccacccacactgtacccacccacccacccaccagccCACCCaaacacactgtacccaccaccCACACTGTACCCACCACCCACACTGTACCCGCCCACCCACACTGTACCCGCCCACCAGCCCACCAGCCCACCCAAACACACTGTACTCGCCCGCCCACCCACACTGTACCCGCCCACCCACACTGTACCCGCCCACCCACACTGTACCCCACCCACACTgtaccccacccacccacactgtaccccacccacccacactgtaCCCGCCCACCCACACTGTACCCGCCCACCCACACTGTACCCACCACCCACACTgtaccccacccacccacact GTGGTTGTCGAAGGTGTGA